The Candidatus Poribacteria bacterium genome has a window encoding:
- a CDS encoding Ldh family oxidoreductase produces the protein MPNFTAEELTSICRNVFQELNIPAAEAEIVTRSMVDANRVGHDSHGVIHLLKYVRELEEGLIQPGAPTETLHESASIAVLDGNWGFGPVIATCAVELAIQKAKQTDISSVAVSRCNEVGRLGGYACLATDAEMIGLLMANDHGGGTCVTPHGGVEGRLSTNPIACAVPIEGQDPIVLDMSTSVVASGKIRVKQHRNEAVPHGWLINAGGESTIDAGDFYGTPPASILPFGGIAAHKGFGLSVIVDILSGALTGAGCSKSEDARVGNGLFVLVINIASFRAFPGFSAEIERFIEYLKSAKHAAGVDAIRMPGERGWEEQRRREREGIPIDAETWAQIQTFF, from the coding sequence GTGCCGAACTTTACAGCAGAAGAACTCACCTCTATTTGCCGCAACGTCTTTCAAGAATTAAATATCCCGGCAGCCGAAGCCGAAATCGTGACCCGCTCCATGGTGGATGCCAACCGCGTCGGACACGATTCACACGGCGTTATCCACCTCCTAAAATATGTCCGTGAATTGGAGGAGGGATTAATCCAGCCCGGTGCTCCAACAGAGACGCTACACGAATCTGCATCCATCGCGGTGTTAGATGGGAATTGGGGATTCGGTCCCGTAATCGCAACCTGCGCCGTTGAATTGGCAATTCAGAAGGCAAAGCAGACGGATATAAGTTCCGTCGCTGTTTCACGGTGCAATGAGGTGGGTAGGTTAGGTGGGTACGCGTGCCTCGCTACAGATGCGGAGATGATTGGGTTGCTCATGGCGAACGACCATGGGGGTGGGACGTGTGTCACGCCGCACGGCGGCGTTGAAGGCAGACTCTCTACAAATCCGATCGCATGTGCAGTGCCGATTGAAGGGCAAGATCCGATTGTGTTGGATATGTCCACGAGTGTTGTTGCGTCGGGGAAGATTCGGGTCAAACAGCATCGGAACGAAGCAGTACCGCACGGGTGGTTGATTAACGCAGGTGGTGAGTCAACCATTGATGCTGGCGACTTCTATGGCACGCCACCCGCCTCCATATTGCCGTTCGGTGGGATTGCTGCGCACAAAGGATTCGGGTTGAGTGTCATTGTTGACATCTTGTCGGGAGCACTTACGGGAGCGGGGTGTAGCAAGAGTGAGGATGCCCGCGTCGGCAATGGATTGTTCGTGCTGGTAATTAACATTGCGAGTTTTAGGGCGTTTCCAGGGTTCAGTGCAGAGATAGAACGTTTTATCGAGTATCTCAAATCAGCGAAGCATGCTGCTGGCGTTGACGCAATTCGGATGCCTGGCGAACGCGGTTGGGAAGAGCAACGCAGACGGGAACGGGAAGGTATTCCGATAGACGCGGAAACATGGGCACAAATTCAAACTTTTTTTTAA
- a CDS encoding NAD(P)-dependent oxidoreductase, with amino-acid sequence MKNRRKVLITGASGYIAGRMLPEFRQRYELGLLDVKATNRHGEEVEGVQIAELTDPDRDAYRHHFEGIDAVVHCAFKGGSFENELANVQMAYNLYQTCVETDVRRVVVCSSNHAADYYERLIWADKWDVVTPEMRPLSDNFYGWAKEAYEHLGFVFATGHVEGKKLQNVQLRIGGPRETDMANSSADDLKAMHRGLGAYLSVRDQVQLFVKSIETENIDDENGIPFQIFYGISDNSHKFWSIANARKVIGYAPEDDSQLRFADRLAELLEQAKGV; translated from the coding sequence ATGAAAAACCGCAGAAAAGTCCTTATCACCGGGGCATCAGGCTATATCGCCGGGCGGATGCTCCCAGAATTTCGCCAACGTTACGAACTCGGACTGCTGGATGTGAAAGCCACAAATCGACACGGAGAGGAAGTCGAAGGGGTTCAGATTGCCGAGCTCACGGATCCCGACCGAGACGCATACCGTCACCATTTTGAAGGCATTGACGCAGTCGTTCATTGTGCCTTTAAGGGCGGCAGTTTTGAGAACGAGCTTGCCAACGTTCAAATGGCATACAATCTCTACCAAACCTGCGTTGAAACCGATGTCCGTCGTGTTGTCGTTTGTAGTTCCAACCACGCCGCCGACTATTACGAACGTCTTATCTGGGCAGATAAGTGGGATGTGGTGACACCGGAAATGCGTCCGCTCTCCGATAACTTCTACGGGTGGGCAAAAGAGGCGTATGAGCACCTCGGCTTTGTGTTCGCCACTGGACATGTTGAGGGTAAGAAACTTCAGAATGTCCAATTGCGTATCGGTGGACCGCGCGAGACAGATATGGCGAATTCTTCAGCAGACGATTTGAAGGCGATGCACCGAGGACTCGGCGCGTATTTGAGCGTCCGAGATCAGGTGCAACTTTTCGTCAAGAGCATTGAGACGGAAAACATAGACGACGAAAACGGGATTCCGTTCCAGATTTTCTACGGCATCAGCGACAACTCACATAAGTTTTGGAGCATCGCCAACGCCCGAAAAGTAATAGGTTATGCGCCAGAGGACGACAGCCAACTCCGCTTTGCTGATCGGTTAGCAGAATTGTTAGAGCAGGCGAAAGGGGTATAG
- the rfbB gene encoding dTDP-glucose 4,6-dehydratase has translation MKLLVTGGAGFIGTNFIRYWLQHHTNDAIVNLDLLTYAGDLSNLTDIAAHYPERYKFAQGDILDSTFVESVLKGERPDTIVNFAAESHNSRAILHPRRFFETNVMGTQVLLDAARKYDVQRFHHISTCEVYGELPLNSPNKFSEASPYRPQTPYNASKAAADHLVNAYYHSFGTPITISNCANNYGPYQHPEKLIPLFTTNAIQDLPLTLYRSSHNRREWLHVEDHCAAIASVLKHGKIGETYNVGSGVEKSIEEISDFILDVLNKPQTLKTYVPDRPGHDCRYLLDSEKIARDVGWEPAIAFEDGMRETIQWYVENKEWWQTIQQKADSEMVQEDKWETFTRR, from the coding sequence ATGAAATTACTGGTCACTGGTGGTGCGGGATTTATCGGAACCAACTTCATCCGATACTGGTTGCAACACCACACAAACGATGCCATCGTTAACCTTGACCTACTGACGTACGCTGGAGATCTCTCCAATCTAACGGATATAGCGGCACACTACCCAGAACGGTACAAGTTTGCACAGGGGGATATTCTGGATTCCACTTTTGTCGAAAGTGTTTTGAAAGGGGAGCGTCCGGATACGATCGTCAATTTCGCTGCGGAGTCACACAACAGTCGTGCAATTCTGCATCCACGGCGTTTCTTTGAGACGAACGTGATGGGTACGCAGGTATTACTGGACGCGGCTCGGAAGTACGATGTCCAACGGTTCCATCATATTTCTACCTGTGAGGTTTACGGGGAACTTCCTTTAAATTCGCCCAATAAATTTAGTGAAGCCTCGCCATATCGTCCACAGACCCCCTATAATGCCTCTAAAGCCGCAGCAGATCATCTCGTGAACGCCTACTATCATAGTTTCGGCACGCCGATAACGATTTCCAATTGTGCGAACAACTACGGTCCATACCAGCACCCGGAGAAGTTGATTCCACTCTTTACAACGAATGCGATCCAAGATTTACCTTTAACGCTCTATCGGAGCAGTCATAACCGACGTGAGTGGCTGCATGTCGAGGACCATTGCGCCGCAATCGCCTCGGTTCTCAAGCACGGAAAAATCGGTGAGACTTATAACGTTGGGAGCGGTGTGGAAAAGAGTATTGAAGAAATTAGCGATTTCATCTTGGATGTTCTCAACAAGCCACAGACGTTGAAAACTTACGTTCCTGACAGACCGGGACACGATTGTCGGTATCTCTTAGATTCAGAAAAGATCGCCCGTGATGTCGGGTGGGAACCAGCTATCGCATTTGAGGATGGCATGCGCGAGACGATTCAGTGGTACGTCGAAAATAAGGAATGGTGGCAGACGATTCAACAGAAGGCAGACAGTGAAATGGTTCAAGAGGATAAATGGGAAACGTTCACACGGAGGTAG
- a CDS encoding sugar phosphate isomerase/epimerase gives MFKLGTITDGISRDFEYALDTMVETGLEYVELQYLWEKQVGDLTDTDIERVKGLINDRDLKVSCISHHNLSALPVDTAVDAPAYRAHIETLQRCIDVAQALGTNLVRIFSFRKEMVLFGAEPIISEDAWTTLLNRLEEPLRIADAAGITLVIETAISGNVTSAYLARKLIDELDVPHLKVLWDPCSSLYCTEVPYPDGYEMIRDALAHVHLKDGVVNLPAATFDFCAMRQGQMDPYYNDIVDALKRDGYDGAISLESVYTPEGGTREDGFRESLPVFMELMGK, from the coding sequence ATGTTCAAACTGGGGACAATCACGGATGGAATTAGTAGGGATTTTGAGTACGCACTTGACACAATGGTAGAAACCGGCTTGGAATACGTCGAATTACAGTACCTTTGGGAAAAACAGGTCGGCGATCTGACGGATACAGATATCGAGCGGGTCAAAGGATTAATTAATGATCGGGATTTAAAGGTATCGTGTATCTCACACCATAATCTCTCGGCACTTCCTGTGGACACAGCGGTTGATGCACCTGCGTATCGTGCCCACATTGAAACATTGCAGCGGTGTATCGACGTTGCACAAGCACTCGGCACAAATCTGGTGCGGATTTTCAGTTTTCGGAAAGAGATGGTCCTTTTTGGGGCAGAACCCATTATTTCTGAAGATGCGTGGACAACTCTTCTGAATCGGTTAGAAGAACCTTTGCGAATCGCTGATGCTGCAGGCATTACACTTGTCATTGAGACGGCAATCTCTGGGAATGTGACATCGGCATACCTTGCAAGGAAACTGATTGATGAATTGGATGTCCCACATCTGAAGGTCCTCTGGGATCCGTGCAGCTCCCTCTATTGTACCGAAGTCCCCTATCCGGACGGCTACGAAATGATCCGCGACGCTCTCGCACATGTCCATCTCAAGGACGGTGTTGTGAATCTCCCAGCGGCAACCTTCGATTTCTGTGCGATGCGTCAAGGGCAGATGGACCCTTACTACAATGACATTGTGGACGCGTTGAAACGGGATGGATATGACGGCGCGATCTCTTTGGAGAGTGTCTATACACCAGAGGGTGGCACGCGCGAAGATGGATTTAGGGAGTCGTTACCTGTCTTTATGGAACTTATGGGTAAGTAA
- a CDS encoding phytanoyl-CoA dioxygenase family protein: MQLTTEQLATWERDGIIVVPNVFSPEIIAPALEDIERNAYDGLTYTEYQAKWGLQPDALKSAYQKNSDMQRLAGPFGKAVHFPTGLEAVDKLIENEAYLAIAKQLLDTEEIRLGYGQIFFREGLTDSRHSEHPWQGYHIDNATNSPLPPHPDWQRYGYVLTAIFVHDIELDGAPMLVCPGSQNQLDKIWAKYPGRAGGMGIPDLREFKEELADPVPLTAKAGSVSFRSSYLVHAAQPFENKRRQRGWMGFHFHRADNDDWCKTTRPVPGWGSPNYMKFVAQTTPAVRRVLGWPDLGDAYYTPEALTRLEQAYPGIDLEPYR; this comes from the coding sequence ATGCAACTGACAACGGAACAGCTGGCAACATGGGAGCGAGATGGAATCATCGTGGTGCCCAACGTATTTTCACCGGAAATAATTGCGCCCGCGTTAGAAGATATTGAACGGAATGCTTATGATGGATTAACTTACACCGAATATCAAGCGAAATGGGGTCTGCAGCCAGACGCACTGAAAAGTGCATATCAAAAGAACAGTGATATGCAACGACTTGCGGGGCCTTTTGGAAAGGCAGTGCATTTCCCGACGGGCTTGGAAGCCGTGGATAAGCTGATTGAAAATGAAGCATATTTAGCGATTGCAAAGCAGCTGTTAGATACGGAAGAAATTCGGCTCGGTTATGGGCAAATCTTCTTTCGCGAAGGCCTCACCGATAGTCGTCATAGTGAACATCCGTGGCAGGGTTACCACATTGACAATGCGACGAACTCACCCTTACCACCACACCCTGATTGGCAACGCTACGGATATGTTCTGACCGCTATCTTTGTACACGACATCGAATTGGACGGCGCGCCGATGCTCGTCTGTCCAGGTTCACAGAACCAGTTGGATAAAATATGGGCGAAGTATCCGGGCAGAGCGGGCGGAATGGGTATTCCTGATCTGCGTGAGTTTAAAGAAGAACTCGCGGATCCGGTTCCGCTTACGGCGAAAGCGGGGAGTGTGTCGTTCCGCTCAAGTTACTTGGTTCACGCGGCACAACCGTTTGAGAACAAGCGTAGACAACGTGGATGGATGGGGTTCCACTTCCACCGTGCTGACAATGACGATTGGTGCAAAACAACGCGCCCAGTGCCCGGTTGGGGCAGCCCAAATTACATGAAATTTGTCGCGCAAACAACACCTGCTGTGCGACGTGTTTTAGGGTGGCCCGACCTTGGCGATGCCTACTATACACCGGAAGCCCTTACCCGTCTTGAACAGGCATATCCGGGGATTGACCTGGAGCCTTATCGGTAG
- a CDS encoding MTH1187 family thiamine-binding protein: MKVIADLCVVPMGVGVSVSKYVTACEQVLKEAGLETKLHAYGTNIEGEWDVVFAAIRRCHEVVHEMGAPRITTTLKFGTRIDRTQTMNDKVASVQNQLEIE, translated from the coding sequence ATGAAAGTTATCGCGGATCTCTGTGTTGTTCCGATGGGTGTAGGTGTATCGGTCTCCAAATACGTTACTGCGTGTGAGCAGGTGCTAAAAGAGGCAGGTTTGGAAACGAAACTGCATGCTTATGGCACCAATATTGAAGGTGAGTGGGACGTTGTGTTTGCGGCAATTCGACGGTGCCACGAGGTCGTCCATGAAATGGGCGCGCCCCGAATCACAACGACACTCAAGTTTGGGACTCGAATTGACAGAACCCAAACAATGAACGATAAGGTTGCCAGTGTCCAAAATCAGTTAGAGATAGAATAA
- the ugpC gene encoding sn-glycerol-3-phosphate ABC transporter ATP-binding protein UgpC: MAHLTLKDVTKIYDGDVLAVEQADFQIPDESFTVLVGPSGCGKSTILRMIAGLEEITEGDIYIDEERINDIPPKDRDIAMVFQNYALYPHMTVYKNMAFGLKLRKYSKQEIDERVKEAAEILSISHLLNRKPKHLSGGERQRVAVGRAIVRHPKVFLFDEPLSNLDAKLRVQMRMEISRLHDRLNATIVYVTHDQVEAMTMGDQIVVLNEGKIQQIADPGTLYHKPANQFVGGFIGTPPMNFIETQIVNNGGAPTLKFENFKVELNAQLQSALNKVSGDSVTLGIRPEDIHVGENGENSVGTQVELVEPLGNHALLYLRTEKNNFVAQSDLINVPQHNAQVTVNFNMDKAHLFHPETGKSLTAPARH, translated from the coding sequence ATGGCACACCTTACCTTGAAAGATGTCACCAAAATTTACGACGGTGATGTTCTTGCAGTCGAACAGGCGGATTTTCAGATTCCAGATGAGTCGTTTACGGTGCTTGTCGGTCCGTCGGGTTGCGGCAAATCGACAATCTTACGGATGATTGCCGGATTGGAAGAGATAACGGAAGGCGATATTTACATCGACGAAGAACGAATCAACGATATTCCACCTAAAGACAGGGACATCGCCATGGTCTTCCAAAACTATGCCCTTTATCCACACATGACGGTGTATAAAAACATGGCGTTTGGGTTGAAACTTCGTAAATACTCGAAACAGGAGATTGACGAGCGCGTTAAAGAGGCGGCGGAGATTCTAAGCATCTCACATCTCTTGAACCGCAAACCGAAGCATCTCTCTGGGGGAGAACGCCAACGCGTCGCTGTCGGCAGAGCAATCGTTCGACACCCGAAGGTCTTCCTGTTCGATGAGCCCTTGAGCAACCTCGATGCAAAACTACGTGTGCAGATGCGGATGGAAATCAGTCGGCTGCACGACCGACTCAATGCTACCATCGTCTACGTCACACATGACCAAGTCGAAGCGATGACGATGGGAGACCAAATCGTGGTGCTCAATGAGGGAAAAATCCAGCAGATTGCCGATCCGGGAACGCTCTATCACAAACCCGCGAATCAATTCGTTGGAGGCTTTATCGGCACGCCACCGATGAACTTCATAGAGACACAGATCGTGAACAACGGTGGTGCCCCAACCCTCAAATTTGAAAACTTCAAAGTGGAATTGAACGCGCAACTCCAATCGGCACTGAACAAAGTTTCAGGCGATTCGGTGACACTCGGTATCCGTCCAGAGGACATCCACGTGGGTGAAAACGGGGAGAACAGTGTTGGTACACAGGTGGAATTGGTTGAGCCGCTCGGAAATCATGCGCTTTTATATCTGCGGACAGAGAAGAACAACTTCGTTGCCCAATCGGATCTCATCAATGTGCCGCAACACAACGCTCAAGTAACGGTCAACTTCAACATGGACAAAGCGCACCTGTTTCACCCAGAGACAGGCAAATCGTTAACAGCTCCCGCACGCCATTGA
- a CDS encoding aldo/keto reductase: MRKRELGSTGLTVSEIGMGTWELGGREWGDIGETDAVDLLRYAFESGVTYYDTADQYGGGRAERLLGEAFSALGDRVVIATKLGYELDSDGWISQGWERPSFNVSPDYIRSAVEGSLTRLKRDVIDLYQFHGPPPVSEWDDAFGTMENLKAEGKIRFYGMGLGSETEALKAMEETGISSLMLTYNILAQEMAAPVMETAAARGIAVVVRQPLSSGLLSGQLGPDTVFAENDYRKTWSREKFLADLERVEQVKSIIGNKARSLPQAALNFILAHPAVSCVVPGMMTPAQVDDGVATSDAASLSANVLEQLRGN, translated from the coding sequence GTGCGCAAACGCGAATTAGGGAGCACAGGATTAACCGTCTCTGAAATCGGCATGGGAACATGGGAGCTCGGTGGACGCGAATGGGGTGACATCGGTGAGACCGATGCCGTTGATCTCCTTCGATACGCCTTTGAGAGCGGTGTTACCTATTACGATACGGCAGACCAATATGGTGGCGGACGCGCAGAACGCCTACTCGGCGAGGCTTTCTCAGCACTCGGTGACAGGGTCGTTATCGCGACGAAACTCGGCTATGAATTGGACTCTGACGGGTGGATCAGCCAAGGATGGGAACGTCCGTCGTTCAATGTTTCACCCGATTATATCCGGTCAGCAGTTGAAGGCAGCCTCACACGGTTGAAGCGGGATGTTATAGACCTCTATCAATTCCACGGACCACCCCCAGTATCCGAATGGGACGACGCGTTCGGAACGATGGAAAACCTCAAAGCCGAAGGCAAAATCCGATTCTACGGGATGGGTCTCGGCAGTGAGACGGAGGCTCTAAAGGCGATGGAAGAAACCGGTATCTCTTCGCTGATGCTCACCTATAATATCCTTGCACAAGAGATGGCGGCTCCCGTGATGGAAACTGCTGCCGCAAGGGGCATCGCTGTCGTTGTCCGACAACCGTTGTCATCAGGTTTACTCTCTGGACAACTCGGACCTGATACTGTCTTTGCGGAAAACGATTACCGCAAGACATGGTCGCGTGAGAAATTCCTCGCCGATCTGGAACGGGTGGAACAGGTTAAGTCAATCATCGGTAATAAAGCGCGCAGTCTTCCACAAGCCGCCCTCAACTTTATCTTGGCACACCCCGCAGTCTCCTGTGTTGTGCCAGGGATGATGACACCGGCACAAGTTGATGATGGCGTAGCGACATCGGATGCGGCATCTCTATCCGCTAACGTTTTGGAACAATTACGCGGTAATTGA
- a CDS encoding NAD(P)-dependent oxidoreductase, which produces MAKVGLIGVGNMGMGMSRNILKAGHELTVYDVRPEPLETLAQEGANAAASPREVGAAADAVFIMVLNVEQVKAALLTEDGLLAGLKPGSTVICTATIGRSQVMEVAELVTAEGINIIDAPVSGGAPGAAAGTLTMMVSALTETFEASKPVLEAVGRDIYHVGEEIGMGQTVKSALAVLIGTTYAGIFEALTLAVKAGVAPETLRDVVSTSVVGNFLFRDTTQNILDRNFKGQSNIGTMYKDLTLAKNMASECGVPLFAASAAFELFQAGKAVNPDEDNWTIIKILENIADIEIKKTEE; this is translated from the coding sequence ATGGCAAAAGTTGGACTCATCGGGGTCGGCAACATGGGTATGGGGATGTCGAGAAATATCTTGAAAGCTGGACATGAACTGACGGTATACGATGTCCGCCCAGAGCCGTTGGAAACACTTGCACAAGAAGGGGCAAACGCCGCCGCATCGCCGCGTGAAGTGGGTGCCGCCGCGGATGCCGTCTTTATCATGGTACTGAATGTCGAACAAGTTAAAGCAGCATTACTCACAGAAGACGGGCTGCTGGCAGGCCTCAAACCAGGCTCTACAGTCATTTGTACAGCGACTATCGGACGCTCACAGGTGATGGAGGTTGCCGAACTGGTGACAGCGGAAGGAATCAATATCATTGACGCGCCTGTTAGTGGGGGCGCACCGGGCGCGGCTGCGGGTACACTCACAATGATGGTGTCGGCACTAACCGAGACGTTTGAAGCATCAAAACCGGTGCTTGAAGCAGTCGGACGGGACATCTACCATGTCGGGGAAGAAATTGGCATGGGACAAACCGTCAAATCCGCACTTGCAGTACTGATAGGTACCACATACGCGGGTATCTTTGAGGCACTAACACTCGCAGTGAAGGCAGGTGTAGCACCGGAAACACTTCGTGATGTGGTCAGCACAAGCGTCGTCGGGAATTTCCTCTTCAGAGATACGACACAAAATATCTTGGATCGGAACTTCAAGGGACAGAGCAATATCGGTACGATGTATAAAGACCTCACCTTAGCGAAAAATATGGCGAGTGAATGTGGTGTACCTCTTTTCGCAGCGAGTGCTGCCTTTGAACTTTTTCAAGCAGGAAAGGCGGTAAATCCTGATGAGGATAACTGGACGATTATCAAAATCCTCGAAAATATCGCAGATATTGAGATCAAAAAAACGGAAGAATGA
- a CDS encoding redoxin domain-containing protein, with protein sequence MYSRYERHSQQSGNRGFRAHLVCALISLVLIGFCANFADAASIKAAYKYQEIKAISKSLKKQKTQEELERLIEKSRDFVAAHPEYKRVDEVYHLLGNALVQLGQIEEGIEAFEKVVTDYSEARYVERCLLDLGLAYDKLGNHDAADSAYQKLIDHPKYGKRSQAKFAKRLLEQDKADRTGELPKPPGASPGPGMTSSEWIGKPALDFQVTDLKGEELSLEKYRGQVVLLDFWATWCGPCIAEIPNVKRTYEKYKDQKFQIIGISLDRSITPLEEYIEQKELGWVHYWDNSGKVSNMYKVRGIPSTFLIDGEGTIRKTNLRGHALEHAVEDLVKENLAKPAKTSETSSQSQSIPATKLLKPDTTSEKDEPIKPARTNPSEWVGKPAPDFQVTNLKGEELSLKDYRGQVVLLDFWATWCGPCIAEMPKVKRTYEAYKDQNFQIIGISLDRSKQPLEEYIKKEGLGWIHYWDESRELRTLYGVWGIPSAFLIDSEGIIRKASLGGFDVESAVAELVEENLAKPVDAPAIPSSNSPDGAQNVEPNVKEIIDMAIAAHGGLEKLAAVKSIVMESESFEHLPDGTMQDEGPAKTYFDAKRVRSDWGIHAQKDNHLIFDGESVFIIAAGEVKPVSPEETKSYVNFFKDGLFREPIWLLATLSKDDIPVQYIGTEDVKGEPTSVLLVTQPSGKKLKVFISEETHYVIQFSYDVEIGGGVENVVAFLDDYRDVDGIKIPHYRTTKNGEYRRVFITDITLNTEIDEALFRP encoded by the coding sequence ATGTACTCCCGATATGAAAGACATTCACAACAAAGCGGAAATAGAGGCTTCCGTGCGCATCTCGTTTGCGCACTCATAAGCCTTGTGCTAATAGGTTTTTGTGCGAACTTCGCTGATGCAGCTTCGATAAAAGCAGCTTACAAGTATCAGGAAATTAAGGCAATTTCTAAAAGTCTTAAAAAGCAGAAGACACAGGAAGAGTTAGAGCGATTGATTGAGAAGTCGAGAGATTTTGTTGCGGCACATCCAGAATACAAACGGGTGGATGAGGTCTATCATCTCCTCGGTAACGCCTTAGTGCAGTTGGGGCAGATTGAAGAAGGCATTGAAGCCTTTGAAAAAGTCGTCACGGATTATTCAGAGGCTCGTTATGTTGAACGTTGCCTGTTAGATTTAGGATTGGCGTACGATAAACTTGGCAATCACGACGCAGCAGACAGTGCCTACCAGAAATTGATAGATCACCCGAAGTATGGTAAACGATCGCAAGCGAAATTTGCGAAGCGACTCCTCGAACAGGATAAAGCCGATCGAACGGGTGAATTACCGAAACCGCCTGGGGCAAGCCCAGGACCGGGAATGACCTCCAGTGAGTGGATCGGTAAACCAGCACTTGACTTTCAGGTGACGGATCTGAAAGGCGAAGAACTCTCGTTGGAAAAATATCGAGGGCAAGTTGTGCTGCTGGATTTCTGGGCAACGTGGTGTGGACCCTGCATCGCAGAGATACCGAACGTTAAGCGGACCTATGAAAAGTATAAAGATCAGAAGTTTCAGATTATTGGTATTAGTCTGGACAGGTCCATAACGCCCCTTGAGGAATACATTGAACAAAAAGAACTCGGATGGGTTCACTATTGGGACAACAGCGGCAAGGTTAGTAATATGTATAAGGTGCGAGGGATTCCATCTACCTTCCTGATTGACGGTGAGGGTACCATCCGCAAGACGAATCTCCGTGGACACGCGCTTGAACATGCCGTCGAGGATTTGGTGAAGGAAAATCTTGCGAAACCTGCCAAAACATCTGAGACTAGTTCGCAATCACAGTCGATACCTGCGACAAAGCTCCTTAAACCGGACACAACGTCTGAAAAAGATGAACCAATTAAGCCTGCCAGGACAAACCCGAGTGAGTGGGTCGGTAAACCTGCCCCAGACTTTCAGGTAACGAATTTGAAAGGTGAAGAACTTTCTTTGAAAGACTATCGTGGGCAGGTTGTGCTGCTTGACTTCTGGGCAACATGGTGTGGACCCTGCATTGCTGAGATGCCGAAAGTGAAGCGGACTTATGAAGCATACAAGGATCAGAATTTCCAAATCATCGGCATCAGCTTGGATAGGTCAAAGCAACCACTTGAGGAATATATAAAAAAAGAAGGACTTGGATGGATTCACTACTGGGATGAAAGTCGAGAGTTAAGGACGCTATACGGGGTGTGGGGAATCCCATCAGCTTTTTTGATTGACAGTGAAGGAATTATCCGAAAGGCGAGCCTCGGCGGTTTTGATGTTGAATCTGCTGTCGCTGAGTTGGTGGAGGAAAACCTGGCGAAGCCCGTTGATGCCCCCGCCATCCCTTCTTCCAATTCTCCTGATGGTGCGCAAAATGTAGAACCTAACGTCAAAGAAATCATTGATATGGCTATCGCTGCGCACGGCGGACTTGAGAAACTTGCAGCAGTGAAAAGTATTGTGATGGAATCCGAGAGTTTTGAACACCTTCCAGACGGAACTATGCAGGATGAGGGACCGGCGAAAACATACTTTGATGCTAAGAGAGTCCGCAGCGATTGGGGTATCCACGCCCAAAAGGATAACCACCTAATCTTTGATGGAGAATCGGTGTTTATAATAGCAGCCGGAGAGGTCAAACCTGTTTCACCTGAGGAAACTAAGTCCTATGTTAACTTCTTTAAGGATGGTCTTTTCCGAGAACCTATATGGCTTTTGGCAACCCTCTCCAAAGATGATATTCCTGTTCAATACATAGGAACAGAGGATGTAAAGGGTGAACCTACATCCGTTCTCCTCGTTACGCAGCCTTCTGGGAAAAAATTGAAAGTCTTCATTAGTGAAGAAACCCACTACGTAATCCAGTTCAGTTATGACGTTGAGATAGGCGGAGGCGTGGAAAACGTGGTAGCGTTCCTTGACGATTATCGGGATGTAGATGGCATTAAAATCCCGCATTATCGTACGACAAAGAACGGGGAATACCGACGAGTTTTTATCACCGACATCACGTTGAACACTGAAATTGACGAAGCACTGTTTCGTCCCTGA